A segment of the Catharus ustulatus isolate bCatUst1 chromosome 12, bCatUst1.pri.v2, whole genome shotgun sequence genome:
TCAAGATCTACTTTTTGCTCCTTCCTTAACCCCctcatcccagcagctgggaactGTCCAGGCAGTGCATGATGGCAAAGCTGTTGCCTCAGGGTCATGGCCACAACAggttcccccaaaaaatctgagtttaggggaaaatgggagagtTTTACACTTGCACTACTGTCATTGATCCTCATGGATACCCAACTTAAGATGCCATATTTAGTTCCAATTGCTTTTAAGCACCCTAGACCTGTGACCAAAGGGGGTCTGGGGTAAAAGGTCCTCAGAGGGGCTCTGCTTCCCACAGGGGAGTTACCCCTGTGATCCCCATCCTCTCCATCCCTGAGGCTTGCAGGGACTTCCACACTCCCAGACTATTTCGGGAAGGTTTAAAAATATCCTGCCCGTATTAAGGGGCAATATTCCCAAGGGCGCAGTagccccgcacggccccggAGCAGCCCTCGCCTCCAGCTGCGGCTGTGCCCCCCCCCGAGTCCCTCGGGACCGGCCCAGCGGCCGCGTCCTGCGGTCCCGGGCACTGAGCCCCATCCCAAATGGCTGAGATCGCCATGACAACGCTGACTTCAGCCTCCGCCACCTACTCCGGCTCAGAGCCACTGGGTGCTGGCTGATGGATTGCTTCGGGTACTGGTGAGTACTCCCCGGgctgctttttcctcttggGACCGAGTCTTTTTGGTGGAAAAAGGGTATTTTTCTCCCTCGAAAGCCTCTACCGGCAGCAGAAGGTGTCCGTGCTTAATTGCACGGGAAGGAGCGGGCAGGTGATGCGCAGGGGGTGGACAGGCAGCTCcggtgctgctcctgcctgcccgaGGTGCGATGAGTGCGCCGGCCTCAGCCACGACCCAGGCACCAGCCTTGGGCTTGCTGGGGACACGGCGAGGAGCCGAGGGCTCAAGCAGGTGCTGGGACATGGCGAGGTGGCCGCCAAGCCGAGGCACGGCAGGTGTCGGGCCCGGGGGTCCCTGCCCGAAGCCGGGCGAGCTGGCGGTGCCGGCGTGTGCTCTGCCGGGGGGACCGTCCTCGGGGTGGCCGGGGCAGCGTGTCCAGCCCCGCGGCGGGGCAGCTTTCCTTACAAGGAGTTTGGCTGGAGCCCGAGCAGCGGGAGCCTCGCTCGCCTCCGCCTGCCTCATTCATCGCAGCCCCGGCCGTGCAGGGACCGCTGCtggcccggccccgcgctcACCGACAGCCCCGCGTCCCCTCCGGCCCCGGGTTTTAAGGTGGGAAGCTGcgtttctcttctctttctggGGTGCGcagagggctgggggctccttcTCTTTGGGTGGGATGCTGGCCACCACTGTGGGATGAGGATgccagccagcctggctccaggatGAGGATGGAAGAGAGGGGATCTCCtaccctggtgctgctgagcaaTTCTCTGCAACCACGACCCAGTGAGAAGGTCCCCATCCGACACGGCAGCGGGTGCTCCACGTCCCCCCGCTCTCTCCCGCAGGACCGAGGATGTCCTCGATGTTCGGCAAGCCCCGAGCCAGCAGCGAGCGGCCGGCCCAGAGTCCCCTCCCCGAGTGCAACGTGGCCATCCTGGGGTGCAGAGGGGCCGGCAAGTCAGGTGAgacgggcagggcagggcaccgGGGACCTGCCGGAGTGACACCGGCCTCACCTGCCTCTtccacctcctgcagctctcaccgTGAAGTTTCTGACCAAGAGGTTCATCAGTGAATATGATCCCAACCTGGGTAAGGCGCGTTCTTGTGCCATGAAGCATCCTTCCTATCTCCCACATTTCCCATGAATGTGGCATgtaaggggaaagaaaaaacaacccacacaaaattatataaaaaacaacagaaggGCTGGATTTGACCCAAAACCATCTGTGAAAACAGAGGTGAAAGCAGTGCCCTCTCTGGGGGCACTTCCCACAGGAAACATTGGCTTCTTACATTGCTCCCAGAAAACCAAAAGCTGAATTCTTGGGGCTCTTTGAGGAGCATCTCATGTCTGTTGGGCAGggagaaggctgagggaatGAGGATGGGTGCACAGCAGGCAACCCTGGGGCTGAGTTTTGCAGTGagcagttcattttttttcccactcatTTGAGTAATTAATAACTATTTTCCTAGGCCTGACTCCAGGCTGTGGGGAAGAACCATAAATGATTTATCGGGGACATTAGAGAGATATGGACCTTGTCCAGGAACCAACTCCAGCCCCTAATAATTCAGAGACTTTTAGAAAGAAGGATAAATCCTTTCTTCCTCAGATATTTTTGGGAATGCGGTTTCATCTTCCCACGTCAAAACCTTTCCGAAACACATCCGTTAAAAGCTGGCCCAAAGAAAGCATCTTTGTCCTGGGGGAATGGCTCaacagctctccctgccttccttccaAAGGAAAAGACTGCTCCTCTTGCTTGATTTATTGAGATAAAGTCTCATGTCAAGCCCCCAGCTTGCTTTATCTCATCAGGCCATGGCTTTTAGATAAGGGCCAAGCCCTGGGTGCAGTGATGGTTGTGCCAATCTCCTTCTCCTGTGGGAGTTCATGCTTGCAGCATGTGGGGAGAAATAAGCGCTCCCAGCCAGGCTACCCCAGCAACATCACCACCAGTCCCCCAAAATAATGTCTCAGGAAGGAGTAAGGTGGGAGGCATTGGTGGAGGATGCTCCTCATCAGGGCTGAAATTTTTCCACGGTGTCCCAAACATCCTGGGCTTTGCTTGGCTTTGAAGAAGACAGGATGTGCCAGCCCATCCTCACAACCAcccttcttctttccttcttgcaGAGGACACCTACTCCTCGGAGGAGCTGGTGGACCAGCAGCCTGTGCTCTTGAAGGTGATGGACACTGCTGACCAGGTGAGGCATTGGGGGGATGATGACCAGCTGGGCCATGGCTGGACCATGACCGGACTGCAGCTCAGCCACTCCTCTCACACCCAGGACGGCCCCGGGAACTGCGAGCGCTACCTGTGCTGGGCCAGCGCCTTCCTTGTTGTCTACAGCATCGACAACAGGAAGAGCTTCGAGGGCTGCCAGCGCTACCTCGAGGTGCTCGCCCTGCACGCGCAGGGCTGCCAGCGCCGCTGCCCCgtgctcctgctgggaaacaAGCTGGACATGGAGCAGTACAGGTATCGGGCACGCGGTAAGGCTGCCTGTTCCCCCTGGGAGACAGCTCACAGATCCCCATCCCTCCAGCCGGGATGCAAAACCCAAATCCGATTTCTTTATGGGTATTTCCGCCCCCATTAGTATTTGCAACATCCTCCCACATCTCCAAAgtttctgctctcctgcccGAGGGCTGATGTGTTTATTTTGAGCCCGTTGGTATTTTCAGTAGGATGTTTTTTGGCTGAGTGGTGAGGCAGCGTCACCATCCCTGGCAGGACTTGGGCCAGAGGAGCCCCTCCGGACATGcccttcctttccctggagCCCTCTAgttccagccccactgccaggACTGGATGTGCCCAATATGTTTTTCTGGCcttttgtgctgctctgtggtcCCTCGGGTCCCTGAGTGCATTGCTGGAACCCCCACGCTCCCAGGATGGAGgtatccccctccccacagcaagGACCTGCcccatctcctcctccctgcttcccAGAGCGCTGTCATCCCACCCACCCCTGGCTTCCTGGAACGCATCCCTAACAGGGGAAGCTGCATGAttccccagggacacagagaccattacagggcagggatgggcaggtgCTGCCTTGATGCTCTTTGGAAAGGAGGCGAGGGATGCAGGATCTATTCAGGTGGCTGCCATGCCCCAAGGgaccctgcagcatcccctcccCTCTCGCCAGGCAGGTGCTCTCAGCAGAAGGGATGTCCCTCGCCAGCAGGTTCGGGTGCCTTTTCCATGAGGTGTCGGCATGCCAGGACTTCTCTCGGGTGCAGCACGTCTTCCACGAGGCCGTGCGGGAGGTGCGGCGCCAGGCCGAGTGGAACCTGCCCCTGCGGCCGCTCTTCATCTCCGAGGAGCGGCCCTGCCCTCCCGTGGCCACGCCGGTGGCCCTGCCCACCCACCACAGCTTGGCCACCTGCACCTTCAACACCCTCTCCACCGTCAACTACAAGGAGATCCCCTCGGTGGCCCAGGCCAAGCTGGTCACCGTCAAGTCCTCGCGGGCTCAGAGCAAAAGGAAGGCTCCCACGCTAACCTTGCTGAAAGGCTTCAAGATATTTTAGGACACGTCCCTGCgggctgcagagagggaggagagagaccctcatccatcccagctccacaggGCCTGAGACCTCCCATGATGGACTCACAGGCATTGCAGCAGACAGTGGCTCTGTCTCCATGCCGGGGCAAAGCCAGAAGTGGCAACTTGGCGAGCAGGGAGAGTGCCAAGGGTCTGACATGGGCTGTGGCATcgctctgcctgcccctgcccactgctgctgtgctgtttgcacCCTGTCCTGCCACTGGCACTGGGGCCAGCTCGGTTTTCTGTGAGGATGCAGCAGTTCCCAGAGGAGCCGGAGCTGCGGATACCATTGGGAGGGCAAGGACCAGCCCCATGTGGGCACCTGgaacacagctccaggagcccagGAAGGGAGCTCATTAATCCAGCATGGAGGCACCCATCTCGTTCATCCCACAGGTCCCCGACTAAGCAATAAGTaggaagaatttttatttttttaaatccagataAAAAAGGTGCAGACACATTTCAGCTGCTTAAAGGCCTCAGGTGGCCTGAAACTGATACCCACACATCAAGCTAAGTCACAccaaaattgctgcttttttaatCAACTTTTTACACTACAGCATCCTCTTCCAAATGCTTTGCAAGGAGACGCTTTGCTGACAAGGACATGGTCTGaaaagactatttttaaaagactggTGAATTTCCAACAATGTCCTAAATTATTT
Coding sequences within it:
- the RASL12 gene encoding ras-like protein family member 12 isoform X2; this encodes MSSMFGKPRASSERPAQSPLPECNVAILGCRGAGKSALTVKFLTKRFISEYDPNLEDTYSSEELVDQQPVLLKVMDTADQDGPGNCERYLCWASAFLVVYSIDNRKSFEGCQRYLEVLALHAQGCQRRCPVLLLGNKLDMEQYRCSQQKGCPSPAGSGAFSMRCRHARTSLGCSTSSTRPCGRCGARPSGTCPCGRSSSPRSGPALPWPRRWPCPPTTAWPPAPSTPSPPSTTRRSPRWPRPSWSPSSPRGLRAKGRLPR
- the RASL12 gene encoding ras-like protein family member 12 isoform X1, giving the protein MSSMFGKPRASSERPAQSPLPECNVAILGCRGAGKSALTVKFLTKRFISEYDPNLEDTYSSEELVDQQPVLLKVMDTADQDGPGNCERYLCWASAFLVVYSIDNRKSFEGCQRYLEVLALHAQGCQRRCPVLLLGNKLDMEQYRQVLSAEGMSLASRFGCLFHEVSACQDFSRVQHVFHEAVREVRRQAEWNLPLRPLFISEERPCPPVATPVALPTHHSLATCTFNTLSTVNYKEIPSVAQAKLVTVKSSRAQSKRKAPTLTLLKGFKIF